GGACGAGACCAGGGGCGCGACTTCCAGCGGCACGGCCTTTTCGTCCAGCGGGCTCAGGTCGTCCGAGGTACGGGCGCGGATGCGTTCTTCCAGGCGCTTGAGGGGCTGGATGCCGCGCGCCAGCGCCAGCCACACCAGCAGCACGGCCAGCGGCAGGATGACGAACTGCGGCAGCATCACGCCCTTGATAATTTCGGCCGCCAGCACCGAGCGCTTTTCGCGGGTTTCGGCCACCTGCACCAGGGCCAGCGGGCTGCCGGGCAGGTCCAGCGTGACCCACAGGTAGGCCACGCGCACGTCCAGGCCGCGCATTTCGTCGTCGCGCAGGTGCACCGGGCCTTCGGCGGGCTTTTCGGTGGCGGGCGGGGCGGGGAAGTCGTGCTCGCCGCTGAGGTACTCGCCGTGCCCGCCCAGCACCTGGTAGTAGACCTGGTCGGAGTCGTCGGCGCGCATGAATTCGCGCGCGGGCAGGGGCAGGTTGAACTGGGCCTGGTGCGGCTGCGACACCACCAGCAGCTGCGACAGGGCCTGTACGTTGTATTCCAGCGCCCGGTCGAACGGCTTGCCCGCAATGCCCTGCGCCACCAGCCAGGTCAGCGCCAGGCTGACCGGCCACAGCAGCAGCAGGGGCGTGAGCATCCAGTCCAGGATTTCACCGAACAGGGAACGTTGCTCGCGCTGGAAAATTTTCACGGGGATGGGACGGGGTGGATCACCTCGGCATCTTAGCCACCCTGTCCCTTCCGTTGGCTTACGCAGTCTTACGCGTTGGCGCGGTTTTTCAGCCAGCGCATCAGAGCGCCCACCACCGGCAGCTTTTCGTACAGCTCCTCGGCCGCATCCCAGTAGTCGCGGTGCAGGGTGATGCGGCCCGTGTCGTCCAGCTGCAAGTGGCTGCCGCCGTGGATGGTCTGGGGGGTGCCGGTGGCGAAGTTTTTGAAGCGGAAGTGGAAGTCCCAGGCCAGAAAGCACTGCTGGCCGCTGGCGATGCGCTCCACCACCACAAAGCGCGGGGCCTCCAGGGCGGTGAACATGTGGGCGTAGATGGCCTGGATGGCAGGCACGCCGCGCACGTCCTTGAACGGGTCTTTGAAGCGGGCGTGGGGCGCATAAAAATCCCCGCAGCGGGCGACAGACTGCGGGGTCAGCGTTTCAAAAAATTCGACGATGCCGCTGATGGAGTCTTTGGGATCGCTCATAGCCCGGTCATCCGGCGGATGGCGGGAAAGTAGGCGCGGTACGGCAGCAGGCGCAGGGTTTTCATCCAGCGGGTGAAGCGCTTGGGAAAGTGGATTTCGAACTGGCCGCGGGCCCAGCCGTGCAGGATCTCGTGGGCGGCCTGCTCGGGGGTCAGGAGGGCGGGCATGGCGAACTCGTTTTGCGCGGTGAGCGGGGTTTGCACAAAGCCGGGGCAGATCAGGCTCACGCCGATGCCGCTGTCATGCAGGTCCAGGTACAGGGTTTCGGCCAGGTTGATGAGCGCGGCCTTGGTGGGGCCGTAGGCCAGGCTTTGCGGCAGGCCGCTGTACCCGGCCACGCTGGCCACCAGGCTGATATGGCCATGG
This sequence is a window from Rhodoferax sp. WC2427. Protein-coding genes within it:
- a CDS encoding nuclear transport factor 2 family protein, producing the protein MSDPKDSISGIVEFFETLTPQSVARCGDFYAPHARFKDPFKDVRGVPAIQAIYAHMFTALEAPRFVVVERIASGQQCFLAWDFHFRFKNFATGTPQTIHGGSHLQLDDTGRITLHRDYWDAAEELYEKLPVVGALMRWLKNRANA